From Falco cherrug isolate bFalChe1 chromosome 11 unlocalized genomic scaffold, bFalChe1.pri SUPER_11_unloc_10, whole genome shotgun sequence:
GTTGGAGAGCTCCAGGATCAGGCCGCACACCACGTCGGTCGCGTCCCTCCTGGGGGCGGGTGGGCACAGCCCCTCCGGCTCCTCGCCCCTGACCGAAGATGGAAAATTCAATTTTTACTCATCAAATCGGGGCATTTTGCCTCAAACCCAGGGGGTTTATCCCTCACAGCCgctctgccccccagcccacccctctGCCAGTGGCACCCGTCGGGGTGGGCAGCGCACCTACCGGGGCCACAGCTGGTGTGGGCCGCTCCCTGCGCTGAGCACCGGGGGCTCCTCGGCACAGCTCCGGCACGCCGCGGCACACGGCTCCTGCCCAGGCTCCACAGAGCCGCACGGGCCGGTGGTGGGAAGCGGCTGCGGAGAAAAGTCCCTGTCACCACGAAGCCATGGCCAGGGAGCCCGACTCCAACCCGCCAAAGATGGATATTCCCCCCCCCTTTCAGCCTATTCCATgcattttggggggtttatttGGTGTTTCCAgcattttggggggtttatttGGTGTTTCCAgcattttggggggtttatttGGCATCTCTGGTATTTATAGGAGCTTTATTTGGCATTTTGGAGGAGTTATTTGGCACTTGAGGGGGCTTTATGCAGAATTTTGGGGGCTTTAGTCGGAATTTGGGGGGGGGTTATTCAGTGTTTCTGACATTTTGGGGACTTTATTTGGAGTTTCCAGCATTTTCGAGGATGCTTTATTCAGGATTTTCGGGGGTTTATTTAGAGTTTCCAGCATTTTGGGAGCTTTATTTGGCATTTCGGGGGGTTTATTCAGAATTGGGGGCAGGGGATATTTGGCATTTCTGGTATTTTGAGGGCTTTATTTGGCATTTTGGGGCTTTATTGGGCATTTTGGGGGCTTTATTTGGCGTCTCTGgcattttggggggtttatttGGCATTTTGGGGCTTTATTTGGCATTTTGGGAGCTTTATTTGGCATTTCGGGGGGTTTATTCAGAATTGGGGGCAGGGGGTATTTGGCATTTCTGGTATTTTGAGGGCTTTATTGGGCATTTTGGGGCTTTATTTGGCATTTTGGGGCTTTATTTGGCGTCTCTGgcattttggggggtttatttGGCATTTTGGGGCTTTATTGGGCATTTTGGGAGCTTTATTTGGCATTTAGGGGGGTTTATTCAGAATTGGGGGCAGGGGATATTTGGCATTTCTGGTATTTTGAGGGCTTTATTTGGCATTTTGGGGCTTTATTGGGCATTTTGGGGGCTTTATTTGGCGTCTCTGgcattttggggggtttatttGGCATTTTGGGGCTTTATTTGGCATTTTGGGAGCTTTATTTGGCATTTCGGGGGGTTTATTCAGAATTGGGGGCAGGGGGTATTTGGCATTTCTGGTATTTTGAGGGCTTTATTGGGCATTTTGGGGCTTTATTTGGCATTTTGGGGCTTTATTTGGCGTCTCTGgcattttggggggtttatttGGCATTTTGGGGCTTTATTGGGCATTTTGGGAGCTTTATTTGGCATTTCGGGGGGTTTATTCAGAATTGGGGGCAGGGGATATTTGGCATTTCTGGTATTTTGAGGGCTTTATTTGGCATTTTGGGGCTTTATTGGGCATTTTGGGGGCTTTATTTGGCGTCTCTGgcattttggggggtttatttGGCATTTTGGGGCTTTATTTGGCATTTTGGGAGCTTTATTTGGCATTTCGGGGGGTTTATTCAGAATTGGGGGCAGGGGGTATTTGGCATTTCTGGTATTTTGAGGGCTTTATTGGGCATTTTGGGGCTTTATTTGGCATTTTGGGGCTTTATTTGGCGTCTCTGgcattttggggggtttatttGGCATTTTGGGGCTTTATTGGGCATTTTGGGAGCTTTATTTGGCATTTCGGGGGGTTTATTCAGAATTGGGGGCAGGGGATATTTGGCATTTCTGGTATTTTGAGGGCTTTATTTGGCATTTTGGGGCTTTATTGGGCATTTTGGGGGCTTTATTGGGCATTTTGGGGGTTTATTCATGTCTCGGGCACTTTGGGTTGGTGTTTTCAGGATAAGTTAGTGACTGCTGGCGGTTTACCAGCGGCGGTGGCAGCGCTGGGCTGCTCCCCTCCAGGCCGCCCTGCAGCTCTCTCCGTTCCCCGGCTGAAGCGCCGACAGCCGAGCCGGTGCCCACGGCAGGGGGCTGTGCGGTGCCGCTGAGAGCCGGCCCCGGTGTCACCGTAACGGTGGGCGCGCTCTCTGCGCCTCCTCTGCCGCGCGGGGGGCTGCCGGAGCCGGTGGGAGGCTGCGCGGCCGGCCTTGGCGCGCTCGCCGTGTGCTCCGCCAGGCCGTCGACGTCGTCCGAGGGATTCTGGAATCCGCCAGCCGGGATGGCTGGAGCCAAGCCGGGCCCGGGGAAAGCGGCTTCTCCCCCTCCAGCCTCTTCACGGGCCTCTCCCGATGTTTTCCATGGGGGAACATTCCCACTCCGCGGCTGGCGCGCCAGGCCGACGGTGCTGGCAGCCTCAGCGGTGCCTCCCTCCGCCTTCAGCTCCGCGGCCGGGGCACAGACCACCGGGACCTCGACGGAGGCGCCGCTGCAGGATCCAAACACGTTCTCTCCCGTGTCGCTTGTCCCGCTCGCCCACGGTTGTTGCCTGCACTCCTGGGGCGCTCCCCCTGCCACCCTCTCGGATACGGCGCCTCCATTTTCTTCGGTGCGCGGCGGCTCCCGCGTCTCATCCACGTCACCGTTAACTCCCTCCTCAGGGTGAGGGGCCGGCATCTCCGCTGGCGCGCAGCCGCCGGTGCTCCGGCCTGGAGTATCCGCCGGGAGAGCTGTCTCtccgccagcagccccctctcctcctgctggCACAGCGCGGCCACACTTGGGGCCGTCACCaatgctgccagctgtgccGTGGGTTGAGGTCTCGGTGGCCGGCTCCTCACCGCAGCCACTGTGCCGCTCCTTTTTGGCCTCGTCTGCCACCAAATTTCCCCGTTGTGGTGACTCTGGCTGAGAcgctgctcccagggctgctccctCCGGTGACTTGCCGCCACCTGTGCTTTGCTCCGGCACAGCCACCTCCCCGTCGCTGTTCACGCTGTTAAAACCAACGAAAGCGAGTTCAGCGAGCGGCGAGGTGACGGCTGGGGTCTCCGTGCAGACCCTGGCTCAGCCGCAAACCCCCATTTCTCATCCCGGTACctccccggtgcagttgtggCGGCGCTGCTGCGGGTCGCTTGTCCACACGGTTCGGGTTTTCCATCCGCATCGCCACTCTGAGCTGGTTCAGCCACGTCTAAACCGTCATCTTTCGCTGCCTCCGAATCCTCCTGAACATTCGGTTTGGTTTTGGGAAGATGCTGGTCACCGTCTCCTCCTTTGAAGGGGAAAACCAGAATCAGGCGTCAGCCATGGGGGTAAGAGGGGCTTGGTGTCGCATCAGACGGGGAGAGCAGCGTTCGGAGAGGTTCTGTGCTATTTTTTTGACTAAATCCTAGTGAAAATACTCCCCCACACACCTCTAATGCTTGAACcgaagggaaaaaaatccctttgagGGCTTTTTGTGTTGAACcgaagggaaaaaaacacccttttAGAACTTTTTGTGGGGTGCCAGCTCCACTCCGTCCACACCTGCTCCCCCAAAATGCCAAGAAAGGGTGTTTGCGGCACAAGGGGCTCGGCCACGGCTCTGTGGGTGCCACTCCCCCCTCGCCAACCGAAGCAGAGCTCTCTTTGGTGAAAGAGGCGTGGAAAGGTTAAAGGCCGGTGTCATTTCACGTAGAAACGGGGAGGGTTTTGCAGCGTAACAGGTTTGTAAGGAAGAAGAGGCAGGGTGGGCTCAGGGGAAGAGCCAGGGTGGGCTCTGGGGTGCTCACTGGCAGCTTAATGCAAGGGGCGAGATGGGGCTGGCTGCCTTacggggaggggaaggggatggTGGCCCTGTCCCCCTCGCCGGCCCCTTGCTGGCCTCTCGCCCACCCTGTCCCCTCGCCATCCCCTGACCGTCCCCGGTCCCTTGTCACCCCCATCCCCTCACCAACCCTGGCCCTTTGCcatccccagcccctcacccacCCTGTCCTCTCGCTGTCCTCACCCCCTCACCAACCCCGGCCCCTTGTCACCCCCCTCACCACCTCCCTGCCGCTCCCGTCCCCTCATCAACCGCCAGCCCCTCGCCAGCCCCTCACCAGCCCTGGCCCCTCGCCGCCCCTGGCCCCTCGCTGTCCCCTCGCCACCCCCATAGCCTTGCCACCCCCATAGCCTCGCCACCCCCTCATGATTCCCTCATGATTCCCTCATGATCCCCTCACCATCCCCTCATGATCCCCTCGCCATCCCCTCATGATCCCCTCGCCATCCCCTCATGATCCCCTCGCCATCCCCTCATGATCCCCTCGCCATCCCCTCATGATCCCCTCGCCATCCCCTCATGATCCCCTCGCCATCCCCTCATGATCCCCTCGCCATCCCCTCATGATTCCCTCGCCATCCCCTCATGATTCCCTCATGATCCCCTCGCCATCCCCTCATGATCCCCTCGCCATCCCCTCATGATCCCCTCGCCACCCCCTCATGATCCCCTCGCCATCCCCTCATGATCCCCTCGCCATCCCCTCATGATCCCCTCGCCACCCCCTCATGATCCCCTCGCCATCCCCTCATGATCCCCTCGCCATCCCCTCGTGATCCCCTCGCCATCCCCTCGTGATCCCCTCGCCACCCCCATCCCCTCGCCATCCCCTCGTGATCCCCTCGCCACCCCCATCGCCATCCCCTCGCCGCCCCCATCCCCTCGCCATCCCCTCGCTGCCGCCATCCCCTCGCCATCCCctcgccgccgccggggccTCGTGCCGTTACCTGGTAGCTGCTCCCTCCTCCGCTTGCCCATCCCGCCGCTCCCCTGCCTGCGGAGAACAGCACGGCCAtgaggcagcagccccccccccagggcgCTTCGCCCCCAGGGCCGAGCCCACCCCCCTCCACCGACCCCCGGGGCCCAGCGCCACCCCCGCTGGCAGCAGCCACCAACCCCCCCCGGTTCCGAGGGGAAACAGGGGCCGTGTCACCCGCCCCCCCCGAACGCGCGTCGggcccgccgggccgcccccctcccccagcctcaCGCTTTTCCCGCCTCCCGCCGTGCGCCTGCGCGGCGCGGGGCACGCTGGGAGCTGTAGTTTCCCCCCGGGTGCCGTCAAGCGAAACGCGGCGACAGCGGCTTTTGCGACGTTGGTGCCGTAAAGCGCGGCCGGTTGTTGACAGCGGCGGGCGGAGTAGGAAGTGAGtgtggctgggggagggggcgggggtCGTTTCTGGCGGGCGGGTGGGTGAGTGGGTGGGTTAGGGGGGCGCTGGGCCCTGAGGGGTGCTGAGGTGGGGAGTGGGGGCTtgcggggggctgaggggaggcagCGAGGCCTGGGGTGGTCTGGGGGATGAAATGAGGCCTGGGGGGCGCTGAGGGAAGGTAACAAGGCCGgcaggggggtctgggaggTGAAATGAGGTctgggggggggctgaggggaggcaACGAGGCCTCGGGGGGGtcttgggggtgtgtgtgaaatgGGGGCTTGTAGGGGGTCTGAGGTGGTGAAATGGGGTCGGGGGGGAAATGGGGCCTTGTGGGGGCCCAGGGGGTGGGAATggggcctgggggggggctgATGGGGTAGAAtggggcccgggggggggggaatgtgGGGGGTCTGGGGAGGGGAAATGGGGCCTTGTGGGGGCCCGGGGGTGGGAatggggccgggggggggctgATGGGGTAGAAtggggcctggggggggggtggggaggggagatggGGCCTGggagggctgaggagggggTATGGGGCCTGGGAGAGGGAAATGTTGCCTTGtgtgaggctgggggggggaagggctgcgggggagggggggaatcctctggaggaggggacagggctgggggggcagcagcaccctggggtgcttggagaaggggggggggcgTGGTGCGGGAGCCAGGGCGCTGCCGCAAAACTCATGGAAAGCAGGGGGAGGGGGCTCAGCGGGGGCTGCagaaggctggggggggcggcccTGTCCAGGCTCTCCGGTGGGTGCtgggcttcccccccccccccccctttaacgcagcccccccagctcgGCACGGTGAGGAGCAGAGCCATGAGCAGAGCCCGCAGGCTGCCGCCGGGCCACGGTGCCGCCATCGCCAGGCAGGTGCGGCCCGTGCCCCCCGCCCTggtgtgccccccacccccacctgccccgGGGGAAGATCAATGCCATCAACAGCTGTtcg
This genomic window contains:
- the BRME1 gene encoding break repair meiotic recombinase recruitment factor 1 is translated as MGKRRREQLPGGDGDQHLPKTKPNVQEDSEAAKDDGLDVAEPAQSGDADGKPEPCGQATRSSAATTAPGSVNSDGEVAVPEQSTGGGKSPEGAALGAASQPESPQRGNLVADEAKKERHSGCGEEPATETSTHGTAGSIGDGPKCGRAVPAGGEGAAGGETALPADTPGRSTGGCAPAEMPAPHPEEGVNGDVDETREPPRTEENGGAVSERVAGGAPQECRQQPWASGTSDTGENVFGSCSGASVEVPVVCAPAAELKAEGGTAEAASTVGLARQPRSGNVPPWKTSGEAREEAGGGEAAFPGPGLAPAIPAGGFQNPSDDVDGLAEHTASAPRPAAQPPTGSGSPPRGRGGAESAPTVTVTPGPALSGTAQPPAVGTGSAVGASAGERRELQGGLEGSSPALPPPLPLPTTGPCGSVEPGQEPCAAACRSCAEEPPVLSAGSGPHQLWPRGEEPEGLCPPAPRRDATDVVCGLILELSNLNRLVMSAHRGLAALRRPKPRRSRQPARAERRWKET